In the genome of Ctenopharyngodon idella isolate HZGC_01 chromosome 16, HZGC01, whole genome shotgun sequence, the window CCTTTTCTACTACTTAGCCTGATGTTTCTGTCTATTTAAACGTTGTACAATGATCTTGTCATTCTACCAATAAATAGCTCAGCGGTTAAGTGTCGTGCAGTATAGGTTTTACAAAGCTGTTTTGGCTTATGATAGCAAGAATGGTACATCTCTATAGCGACAGATTTCGGGGCGGGTCGGGTCAAACGATCTCGTATACGGGCCGGGTTCGGGCCTCAGTTTAAAGCCCGTGCAGACCTCTAATTCCAATCCagaagacttttgttcatctttagaCCACCaatgatgatatttttaataaaatctgagagaaatcattgaaagtctattcacccaaaaTTCTGACGGAAGCTCAGACATGCTTGAGTACGGTTTAGCtcctgtttatgttcgctgatcaaatTGAAATATCTTAAATATCTTCGTTTGTGGACAAAAgtcttataggtttggaatTGGAACAACACTATGATGAGtatttgatgacagaattttcatttttgggtgaactaaccccttaaaggtatagttcacccaaaaatcaacacaaaagaagatattttaaagaatgttgggaaccagacagttgatggcacccattgacttccacagtatttttttcctactatggaagtcaatgggtgccatcaTTTCCTTAGCGTGTAGATTAAGAACTTGCACCTTTTGTAACtgaattttattgttttggctTATAAACATGGTTAGAAACATCTTCCCATTgagtcaaacattttaaaaatcctcTCATCTTCATTTTAACTATAGGGAGGTTTATTTACAACACAACAATCTCAATCTGGAGATCAAATACATCCTTTCCAAAGGCACAGTGAGGTCTAACATTGGAAATTTTTAACCAACCAGATAAATAAAGGCTAAACATAACATGGAGCCTTTAAGATCTATTGAATATATCACATGACTTCCACAATCACGCAACATCCACAGCGCCCTTGATTCAACTGGTTTGATTGACCCTAGACAGTGTTTGAGTAGatgcagttgttgttgttgatggtCTCCACTTGGTGAGAGCGAGCGATGAAGGTTATGAGCATGTTCTGGAGCATCTCAGCTCTCATCTTGCTGATCTGCAGCACCTCCTCATGATTCACTTTCTCCTCACGGCTGTAGTCAAGAGAAACCTTGTTGGTGATGAGCGAGAGGCCCAGGACCCGCAGTCCGCAATGCTTGGCTACCGTCACCTCAGGAACCGTGCTCATGCCTGTGAGGGCAGCAGgaggaaaagagaaagagagagagactcttAATTAAATGGCAGTCATCTCTGTTGTGGCGCAGTAGGTGATTCATTAATAAAGCAGACCGGGTCTGGGTCTCACTTAATACTTAATGAGGACTATTGGGGTCCTGTTGTATACACAGGAAGGAGGACGCACACAGGAACCAGTCACTGACCGGTCTAGCCAGAGGAGCCCATTTAGCACATAACCCACAGTGCTGCCGTTTGGTAATCGGAGCCCAATTATCTAAGGCATCATTCAATTCATCAGAGGACCAGCAGTGAGTACAGTTTATGCCAATCATATGGACAAGAGAGTTATTCAGATCACTGATCAACCTAATCACATTGATTAAAGTGGGCTACTTTGGCCCTTTGGGTGGGCCTAATCTCCATTAGTTAATATGGCAGGTCTGCTAATATGGCACATGATTATTAACAAGCTATAATTTTCATGAAGCACCAATTAAAGGAGAGGCACTacacacaaaagaaaacagCAAGTTAAACCACTCAAACTCCTCAGAGAGAGAAAATCTGATGCAGCATCGAGGAACTCACTACACACTGGtactatttataataatactatttatatagtatttctttatttttaattaccattcacttttttgttttctgttttcagtttaagtgatttctgttatttttgctcatttttattagtttttgttttttatatttctatatagcttttatttatttttgttacttttagtcattttagtacctCAACTTATTTaagttagttgccaaagcaaaatttttattttcttttaagtttAAGATTTcatcatatatttttatttttacaattatcaaaaatgatttattattatttttagctttaattttaaaggattagtttactttcaaatgaaaattaccccaagctttactcaccctcaagccattctaggtgtatatgactttcttctttctgataaacactctctgagatattttaataaatatcctgatgcatctgagctttataatggcagtgagcgacaccaacgagtatgagctgaagaaagtgcctccatccacatccaaccatcataaacgtactccacacggctccgggtgggttaataaagaccttctgaagctaagcgatgcgtttgtgtaaaaaaacatatccatgtttaacaagttatgaagtaaaatatctagcttccaccagaccgccttccgtattcaacttacaaagaaaacggaagtgatgtcgcgtcagttaagctttttccgtaagttgaataatgAAGGTGTTGGACATAgcataagcattttgaactgcaagagttttacacttccTTCGtaagttttacactttcttcgtaagttgaatacggaaggcggtctggcagaagctagatattttacttcataacttatggatattaataataatatggattttttattttttttaacacaaacgcatcgcttcacttcagaaggactttattaacccacccggagccgtgtggagtacacgtttatgatggatggatatggatggaagcactttcttcagctcatacttgttgatatcgttcactgccattataaagcttggacgcgacaggatatttattaatatttctccgactgtgttcatcagaaagaagaaagtcatatacacctaggatggcttgagggtcagtaaagcttggggtaattttcatttgaaagtgaactaatcctttaaatttacaataacaacactgctaAACATTGCAGCTTTTTCTGACCTCCCCCTTAGACTGAAAGTGGGCCAGTGCATTTATttctattatattttgtatcaagtaaaatcataaaattgcaataaaaCTGCAACTATGCTAATGGACGTTTTAATGAGAGTGGAATttctttttccccccttttcccCCTTTCTTTTCAGTACAATGTAATTCACGAGTatgaaaaataatacattaaaaaaggaTTGTAACTTATTCTTTAAATGTGACCTAATGGATCTATAGTGCACTTCTTGAGCATGTTTAGAATTGTCACAGACATTttgacagaaaatcaaaattttaaattactAATCAAAAGTCAGACAAAgcaaaaaaagtaatgtaatttttataatcaattaagcTGATGATTACTTGAGGATTAAGTGTTTCATATCAAGTACTCCTATGTTTTGGACAACTTGGTTTGCACACTTTCCCAGCAGTAGCTCTGTGGCTTCTATAATTTTTCATATGCGTTTTTGCCATTTTTCCCCCTTGTGTATTGTGATTGTCCCTACCAACAGAGTCGCTCCCCAAAATGTGCAGCATGCGTGCCTCTGCGATGGTCTCAAAGTTGGGTCCACTAACCATACAGTAGACCCCCTCGCGCACAAAATTAGAGTAGCCAAGCTCAGCAGTGATGTCCAAAACTAATTTCCTCAGGTCTTTGCTGTAAGCATCAGACATACAAGGAAACCGGATCCCAAATCTGAGGAAGACAAGAGAGAACATGCACCATCTTTTCCATAAAATGGGAAACAgttctgtaaaataatataaatatctttCACACTTTATTCTGCCTTTTCCTCTCCCTTATCTGCGTACCGTTCATCATTGGGTCCACACAGTGGGTGCTGTCCAGCAAACCCCGGCAAATTAATATGGTCCTTAATAACCATAATGTCTCCCACTTTGAAATCCTGACAAAGACCTCCAGAGGCGTTTGTTACGATAATGGTCTCCACACCCATCAGCTTGAAAATCCGCACAGGGAACGTGACCTGGAAAAATTCCCCAGAAAACACAAGCTGTTACACACAGCAGGGAATCTCTCTGACTAAACCCTCAGACatattattttcacttttaaatgattaaattaatgattcttaatgttaattaagCCATGGCCAGACGTATTTAATGGaataaaatggaataaaaatatCATGTGGCAGGTGCGTCTtctcaaaatttttatatatttatttgtaatttaaatttattttaatcaaatttatattGGACTAACAAACAGCCTCCTTTCATTTCAGAAGACCACGTGGGTGTGCAATGGTATCCCACAGTGCCTAACCACAGTTTTAGGCAGGTATTAAATAAGCTTTAGTAATTCTAAATGGGATAAATATAGGATTGTAGAGCAGGGAGCCATTAAGGGAGGTGTCATTGCAAGCAGGAGATGAATAATGAACTTGCGGGCTCAGTATAGCACAGCTCAATAGGGATGTCACAGTCTGTCAGCCTGCTCTCCAGCTGACAAACCAGGGTGGACGTGTGGGGCTGCCACGAGCAAAACGGCCATTACAGCTATACACAGACAGGTCATCGAGGTGGACCAGTGTTCTCAGGACATACGCCAGTTTGGTACCCTTTAAATCAAAGATGACTTCTTTGTGGATTGTAAACTCTCAGAGATCAGATCGCTTCATATTTGAGTCTTTAACTCTCCTGAGAGAATTGGTCTAGGTGCTGCATTAGATGGTCTGTTGATTACCCGTCACTGGCAGTTTGATTAATGTGCACTATTATAGAGTAATGAAAATATGTCTATTAGAGAATTTTGTATGTCTTGGCACTGTATCATGAATTGGCATATATTTCAATTTCAGGGAATTCACTAAGAATGAATTGCACTTGCTGATTGCATCATAGACTATTTGCACGCACTGTGTCCTTTTAGCACATGATTCGctaaattatgcaaattaggtTATTAGAATATAACAAAATTTCTATACAACTGGTttcagtgttggggtaacgcattacaagtaatacttttccaagtaactagtaaagtaacgcattactttttcaatttacaacaaaatatctaagttactttttcaaataagtatcgcaagttactttttcacatttattaactgacagctctcctgtcctcatgtttagagaaataaagtgccgaggtgttgtgtgcgctgtgtgaacatgatggttattgtagttctagactaaatgtgaacatgcatttactcatcttactagcacaaatatattcagtattcctcaaaatgaataaaaacagtgaaatgcaatctcagaattttacacaaacctgtaataattaactatattaaattacacaaatatactttatgtatttaatctcactaaccaatgtctttgctgctgaccttcaatgatctaattcaaccatactgagaagcaaaaatgactttagattatatttagaaataagagtgttgaacttccttctcctttatccttttcttctttaatccagaatggcagcacagctgaaaggtttgtttgagctgcgccctctactgtacaggcgtaaatatgcatttccttcagctttaggtttattcatttcacttttggtgtgaaagggcctttacatttgccaaaaatagaactttttgttgttgttattaaaacacaaacaagcaagcccagcccacatgagaaaaagtaacgcaaaagtaatgtaatgcattacttttcataaaaagtaactaagtagcgcaataagttacttttttagggagtaacacaatattgtaatgcattactttttaaaagtaactttcccctaCACTGCCTGGTTTCTGTTATGTATAATAATTTTTGTGACTGtacattaacaaataaataaatacgtgCATGAGATATTGATGtgagttgaaattattttatgattttgccTGTATAAGTTCTTAAaacttccattaaaaaaataatagtcaATTACAATGTAATCATAACAAGATGAACACTGCTGcaacaatattacagtaatatcaATACTGAAATCCTATGAGGTTATTGTCACCATATCAATAACTGAGACGCAAGATGGTGGCAATTTCTTTTGTATATATAACAAGTGAGTGAAAGTCTGTGGTGTGAAATGACAGACATGAAAATCGTGCCGGTCATGTTTACTGTTGAATGCACTGCCATAAAGCATAAATATTAGGAAACATCAGACAGCTTAAACAGCACAATGGCCTTATATTACGAGGCCACACAATAATGACCTGTCAACACTCTTTTTATTTCTAAACAAAAGAATGCAGGAACGCAGAAATAGGGTAGTGGAAATTGAACTTCTTTTACCTTGAGCGCAGCATTTTTAAAACGAGACACTGCAAAACATGTCCGTCTAGCTCAtgtttacataaaaacaatggaaaagcagtgcagtggaatgcaaaaatgcattttgtgtgaatggcccctttaCAGTTCAGACAAGCCCTCTAAATACATCTGAACCCCATAAAGCTGCTTTTCTTGCTGCAGAGAAACAGAGGTCAGTGAAGGGCTAACCAAGCTCGACTGTCCAATTACCCTCCGCAGCACATCTCACCACAACAAAGAGATCACTTAAAGAAGCCATAATAACTGTTTGTTTTTACCAAGGGCAAACATGAAAGCATGTTTGCATCCTAAACTGTAAGTGAAATGAGTTGGGTTCACTTTTAGGATACAGTGAGTTGGCACAGATTTGCACAGTGACTCACACATATGAGTCAGCTAAAGCAATGAACAGTGGACTGAAGGTGCATTTACAAACAAGCTGTCACAGTATGACAAAGGATTTAATAACCAGATTGGTTGAGCTCCGGCTTATTATATGAGGGGCTTCAAAATGTATGCTTTTGTTTCAAACCCCCcccatgatttgttatcacaacattttttcttttgtcatatcaacttagataattaatgtggttcacataacataatattttgagtttctgttgattaaaccaatcccCTTCATTGTTTTAActcaaattttaatttcaatgaactcaaaattttaaggcaaccaggtaacttacttttttttaagttaaaccaacaattcttttttacagtgcgtATCACAAACCCTCTGGTCTGCATTTGCATTAGCATCAGTGTTGTtataattaactaaaactattaaaaatctattaaaaatcatttgtgGTAATGGATGAAAAACGTATAAAAACGTTAAAACgttaaaaaaactttaattcaaAATTTGGGCAACTAACTgtaataagtttaagttgaagtattaaaattactaaaactagaataaaaataaattaatgctaaataaaaaagcaaaaactaaaagtaacaaacacataaactaaaattagaatgaaaactgaaaaatattaataaatactataatattatataaatactaaaataatacagATATTTTATAACCTCATAACCTTAAAATACATCATTACTTTTAGATACTCACTTTTAAAAATTGCTGTGGCAGGTCTGTCCACCCAGttcttgtcattttttaaaatggaaaatgaaaaaaatatgtaccTGGTCACCCAAATGCTAATGTCAGTGTTATGATAATACTACACCAAGCAGGGACCTTTGCCACACTATTTTTAACATCTGCCTGATTTGATTTGAGATGCGCTAATTGTATTTTTGCATCCTATTTAGGACAGATATGCAAATTGGGATGCAATGTGTGTTTATATGCCACAGCCATTAAgacattaaatacaaaatagtgttttgaaAGACTCGAGTTTGAAAATACAGGGGGCTGGTGGATTTAATGCCCTAGCAGCATATTAAGAGTAAAAAGCTTTTGGCTGGCTGTAGAGGGCATGGTGGCCATGACAACTGATTGTAATGCACTGTGTCATGCTGTCAGGGCTGCAATTACAGTGACAGTCCCACTCTAGGGCAAGAGGTTGTAGATTCCTTGGTAATTTAGTAAAAAAGTGGCTCTCCGGCCCCATGTGCAACAGATAAATTATTCCCCTGGACAGACTTTGATGGAGGGAAAGCCAAGAGCTCACACAAATCATGCTGCTTAGTTGAACTCTGGGGTAAATTAACATTGGTAAACTTATAAATTAACAAGGACTTTCAACCGAAGTgaaaatttattcataattaatatcatattttttcataGTCAACATCCTAATGCATTCAGATCCTTTATAAAGGAAAACGAAACTGTTTTCCTGTTCACGTCACAACAGACTACGAGTGCAAGCTGAATGTTGTCAATGAACAGTTTGTTTCTCCTCCACACCTGCATTCTCAGCATTCAGCCTTGGTATTTATGCTGTGCGGCTCCTGATTGTGACAGATAAAGTTAATGACCCGTACTGGAGGTAACAGCTCCTCTCTGTTTTTACAAATAGGAGCTGTTTACAATGAGTTCACTTGTCCTTGAGGTGATGCTAAAGGGAACCAAGGCCACTGCTTAAAACGCACACCGCAATACTTTATGAGACATTGATGCCACAGAGTTAACAAACATGGAATTTTTGTGATACAGCTTTTACTTAAAGTAAAGAAACCACTGAGCTTCTAAGTACTATAAATGTATACATCTAAGAACTGTATCGAAAGGCAAGATGAAGTTAAATAAGTTAAGGACAAGATAAACAAGATGGCTGTGCAGCACCTGCAAAAAAGGCAtcaaactttttatttgaaCTCACCTTACACAATGAGTAACCCTCGTAGAGATGGAACCTTCCTTGCATGAAGACACAAGACTCGCCTTTGATTTGACCAAACACTAGGCACCCTTCATGACCAGGAACTATGCATAAAAAGACAAACATATCAGTGAAAAACATGCTTACTCTTTTTAAGgataatataatgtattattttatatactatagtaatatattttattttaatgctatatgtgtgtgtgtgtgtgtatatatatatattaatatatattaatattatataatatattgcagTTCAACACACTGTTTTGTatcatttaaaggcacaatatgtaagatttttggattaaaatatccaaaaaccactacacaaatgttatatattttgttgaattgtgtacttacattatcccaaatgtttccaagatgtttaaatccagagaaaaaAGCAATGTTaacgtcgcctatcaatgacatcgtacccgcgttacccttggtttctggttttattttgtagaaaccatggaaacaccaaagacactttaatatattatgtgttttatttgacaggtgagcaactgtttggatacattcgtCGTCAGAAAACGAATCATgctatagctcaacacagtaagtctttttgtttaaatatcgttttcttgatttacagcaagtactattttttttaccataCCTAATATCAatctagtttactgcagtgtgcaacaaatgtctcatagtagccgctgAGCgaacacagagtagcattataacaactttcaacacacaaatgtatctaatatgataaaacagcactgctttaccccacatatgcTTGACCCGAAGAAGCGGAAgtggcgactgtggcataataataaatgtttcgctgctctcgagacgtgtgttgcgctcgtctctcattaacaatcgctccagcggcctcgtttctgctcgcacagcactcggccctgctctgcttcatactacagtaacattaataatctcatccatgaacatgatttctgcctgagtcccatCCTGATTCTTTTCTACTGGCTGTAGACGTAAAGACAACAcatcccatgattccgcgaaatcaaggtgtcatcaagc includes:
- the pnp4b gene encoding purine nucleoside phosphorylase 4b gives rise to the protein MHTKENSCCCSFDDCKLTTEWLLSRTRHRPKIAIVCGSGLGLLADSVSNKQTIRYEDIPNFPVSTVPGHEGCLVFGQIKGESCVFMQGRFHLYEGYSLCKVTFPVRIFKLMGVETIIVTNASGGLCQDFKVGDIMVIKDHINLPGFAGQHPLCGPNDERFGIRFPCMSDAYSKDLRKLVLDITAELGYSNFVREGVYCMVSGPNFETIAEARMLHILGSDSVGMSTVPEVTVAKHCGLRVLGLSLITNKVSLDYSREEKVNHEEVLQISKMRAEMLQNMLITFIARSHQVETINNNNCIYSNTV